The genomic stretch TTTAAACTGATCGCACCTGTAACTGCAAAAGATGAAGTCGGACAGCTAGCAACTTCGCTCAACCAACTAATTCAAAGAGTTGCCGTCTACACTGAAGAATTAAAACACGCGCAAGCTCAGCTAATTCAAACAGAAAAAATGTCCAGTCTAGGTCAGATGGTAGCGGGAATTGCTCACGAAATCAACAATCCCGTTAACTTTATCTACGGTAATATTTCATATCTTGACAACTACACGCAAGAATTATTGGATTTACTAGAACTGTATCAGCAAGAATTTCCTCAGCCGACTGCTGAAATTAAAAAGCAACTTGAGGCAAGCGATCTGGAATTCATTGCCCAAGACTTGCCCAAAATACTCAATTCTATGCAAGCTGGTGCAGAGCGCATTCAAGAGTTAGTATTATCGCTGCGAAACTTCTCGCGATTGGATGAATCAGAATTAAAAAAAGTTGACTTGCACGAAGGGATTGAAAGTACTCTAATGATTTTAAATGAGCGGCTCAAGGGTAAGATCGCAGTAGACAAGGACTATGACAAATTGCCGCCAATAGAATGTTATCCAGCCCAGCTAAACCAAGTATTTTTCAATATTATTAATAATGCGATCGATGCGCTCCATAGCTGCGAGGAACAAACCAATAAACAAATTACAATTAAAACCGACAAAGTATGGTCGTCGGAAATACGGGTATCAATTACCGATAATGGCTGTGGCATACCGCTGGAAATTCAAAATAAGATATTTGACCCTTTCTTTACGACTAAACCAGTAGGTCAAGGTACTGGTTTAGGGCTGGCGATTAGCTATAAAATCATTGAAAAGCATGGCGGTAAAATACAAGTTTGTTCCCAACCTGGAAAAGGAACCGAACTGGCTATCTTTCTGCCGATCGAACAAAGCTTTTGTCCATTACTCAAGAGCGCTTGGATGAGAGCTTAGTGCGTCACCCGATGCAAGGATTTTGGATTTTGGATTTTGGATTCTGGATTGACTCCGCCTTTCCGTCGATTTC from Aerosakkonema funiforme FACHB-1375 encodes the following:
- a CDS encoding sensor histidine kinase produces the protein MSIRHKIGCGYALAICIALLGTTAGFCIEKYFQAQAKEQLLQVHQQTYILKDLQDAVLQAKAYQQQMLFMVTFPEKYVNVYENTPPKLGNLNFRKHQILPGISSDTLTGIQKIGSEAQITELIQNYTYTVERYYQQLEELSSRFYRNALQPQQAEEMQMAMIKFINSDIAKQFNKFAEELSALNKKLYALEEKEFVEYQQAENIGNIILVSSLLLSAAIAGVIAIYISWAIARPLEFTTAVARRVTETGNFKLIAPVTAKDEVGQLATSLNQLIQRVAVYTEELKHAQAQLIQTEKMSSLGQMVAGIAHEINNPVNFIYGNISYLDNYTQELLDLLELYQQEFPQPTAEIKKQLEASDLEFIAQDLPKILNSMQAGAERIQELVLSLRNFSRLDESELKKVDLHEGIESTLMILNERLKGKIAVDKDYDKLPPIECYPAQLNQVFFNIINNAIDALHSCEEQTNKQITIKTDKVWSSEIRVSITDNGCGIPLEIQNKIFDPFFTTKPVGQGTGLGLAISYKIIEKHGGKIQVCSQPGKGTELAIFLPIEQSFCPLLKSAWMRA